One stretch of Jiangella gansuensis DSM 44835 DNA includes these proteins:
- a CDS encoding response regulator transcription factor, which produces MRVVIADDSALLREGLARLLGEVGITVSALAADASALTAAVEAHQPDVAVVDIRMPPTFTHEGAAVAVELRERYPGLGVLLLSQAIETQFAAHLLEKHPERFGYLLKDRVIDVATLLGALATIAAGGTVLDPDVVRHLMRTRSRHDPVQSLSEREHDVLSLMAQGRSNVAIAERLVVSTKTVESHIANIFTKLGLQETPDDHRRVLAVLAALRGERSNYRAP; this is translated from the coding sequence ATGCGCGTAGTCATCGCCGACGACTCCGCCCTGCTGCGTGAAGGGCTGGCCCGGCTGCTCGGTGAGGTCGGCATCACCGTCAGTGCCCTGGCCGCCGACGCTTCCGCACTCACGGCAGCGGTCGAGGCGCACCAGCCCGACGTCGCCGTCGTCGACATCCGGATGCCACCGACGTTCACGCACGAGGGCGCCGCGGTCGCGGTCGAACTGCGGGAACGCTACCCCGGGCTGGGTGTCCTGCTGCTGTCCCAGGCCATCGAAACGCAGTTCGCCGCGCACCTTCTGGAGAAACACCCTGAACGGTTCGGCTACCTGCTCAAGGATCGAGTCATCGATGTCGCCACCCTGCTGGGTGCGCTCGCGACCATCGCCGCGGGCGGTACGGTGCTCGACCCCGACGTCGTACGGCACCTGATGCGCACACGCTCCCGCCACGACCCGGTCCAATCGCTCAGCGAGCGCGAACACGACGTCCTCTCCCTCATGGCGCAGGGCCGCTCCAACGTCGCCATCGCCGAACGTCTCGTCGTGAGCACCAAGACCGTGGAAAGTCACATCGCGAACATCTTCACCAAGCTCGGCCTGCAGGAGACCCCCGACGACCATCGCCGCGTGCTCGCCGTCCTCGCGGCCCTGCGCGGCGAACGCTCGAACTACCGGGCACCCTGA